CGGCCATGGCCTGCTGGATTTCTTCCGCGCTCAGGTCGCGCTTGTGCGTGGCCAACGACCAGCTATGGCCGAACGGGTCTTTCAGCTGGCCGTAACGGTCGCCCCAGAACATGTCGGTGACGGGCATCACGACGGTCGCGCCGGCGTCGACCGCCTGCTTGAAGCTGGCGTCGACATCTTCCACATAGTGGTGAATCGTGACCGGCGTGCCTTTCAGCGAATTCGGGCCGAACGCCTGGTGCTCAGGCCATTCGTCGGTCAGCATCAGCATGGAATCGCCGATCTTCAGGCTGGCGTGCATGATCTTGCCGCCTGGGCCGGGCAGGCGCACCTGTTCGACGGCGTTGAAGGCCCTGGCGTAGAACGCGATGGCGTCCGCGGCGTTGGCGCAGATCAGATAGGGCGTGAGCGAGTGCATCCCGTCGGGGATCGGTTTGACAGCATTGCTGGACATGACGGCGACTCCTTGAAGTAACAGGTTCGTGTTGAAAGACCGACTGTACGAGCCAGGTCTCCAACGTTACGACGAGTACATGACCGTTGAATCGACACTCCGGAAAAAATATTTTTGCGCCGGGCGTGCGGCGAACGCCCGGGCGCAGGTTTTAACCGGCGGGATTGTCCTCGTCCGGCGGCGCGGCGGACGGCGCCGGGACGCCGCCATGCGGCGCGCCGAGGATGCTGATCTGGAACGTCGGCGTGGCGGCGAGCGATTGCAGCGTGGCGTCTTCGGGAATGTGTTCGAAGAGCGGCAAGATCACCGAGCCGCCGATCACCGCGCGCCGGCTATTGTCGGCGGGCCGCAGGCCCCATACGTCCTGATAGACGACCGGCACCGCGCTGCCGTTGCGGGTGGTGTTGCCGATATACAGCATCACATGGCCACCGATGTAGATCAGCGTGCGCAGCGGCTCGCCGTGCTGCGCCAGATAGTCGAGCCGTTGCGCAGGCGTGGACGACGACAGGTCGATCATCCGCCCTGCGCTCATCTGCGTGGACGAATGGCGCGGCAGCCAGACGCCGAACGCCGCGAAGATGCTTTGCAGTTCCGACGAGCAATCGTTGTACAGGCCGCTGTTGCCCCAGCCGTAGGGCCGCCCGATCAATGCTTTCATCAGCATGGCCAGATGGCGCGGCGTGGCGGTGAGCGGCGTCGGCGCGATTTGCGCGCCGCTCAGCGCGGCGGTGCGGATCAGTGCTTCGCCGTCGGCGTTGCGGGCCGGGACGAGTACCTGGCGCGCGGCGGGGGCATCGGCCGTGCCAGTCATCCCGCTTGTCTGGCTCGCGTTGCCCGGATCGCTTGCGACGGGATTTGCCGCCGCCGGGCGTGCCGCATCCGCCTGGACGAGCGGCAGCAGCGTGCCGGCCGGTGCGGCGAAGCGGAACACGCCGCGGCTGTCGCGCACCGGCGCCGACGCGACGATCACCGCACCGAGCGATTTGCCTGCCGCGGCGCGCCATGTGTCGACAAAGCGGTCGTCGGTCGTGCCGACGCCGTCGCTGCGCACCCAGCCCTGCACATCGGGCGTCTGTACGTAGAACCATGCACCGTCGACGCTGTTTCCAAGCACGTACAGCGGCGTTCCCGGCCGCACGGCCGAAATCTGCAGATTGTCGAACGGATAGCCTTCGCCGGCCAGACGGTGATCGTAGAACGACGGGTCGGTGGTCGGCAGTTCGCGCACCATCAGGTTGCCGGTGGCGATCGCGCGCCGCTCGGGCCGATAGACGGGCGTCTGCGTGAACTGCCCGACGTTCATGTTTTGCGCGATCGCGTCGATCCACGCCTTGTCGTGCGGCCGGAAGTTTTCGCCATAGCCGATACCCGCGCCGCTCCTGCCGGTGTTGTCGAACTTGTCGATACGCCGCTGTTGCAACGCGGCAATGTCCGCGCCTTGCTGACGATAGACGCGCATCGTCACAAAGCTGGCATTCCACGGCGAGGGCGCGCTGGTGCCGGTGCCGAAGTAGCGCGCGTAGAGGGCTCTGAAATGCGCCTGCTGATCCGCTGCGCTCAGGAACGGCTGGTCGTAGCCCGGGCTGTCCGGTTCGAGCCAGTGATCGACGTCCTGGTCGTAGCCGGCGATCGGGAACAGGGTGATTGTGTCGAGCGGCGCGTGTGCGTCGTGCGGCGGCGACGGATTGCTGCAGGCGGTGAGCGCCACGAGCGCGGCGCACAGCGCGGCGGCGCGGCGAGCGTTCGGCCATGCGGCGGCGAAGCAGGATAGAACGGCAACGGGCATGGGATTCCGTGAAGAAGGTCCAGAGCACGATAATACGGTGTCGGCGCATTGTGCCGCATGTCTTGCGGGCGCTTCGTCGTGTACGCCCGCTGTGCGCACTCATGTGTGCGCCCATTGTGTACGCCCATACGCAACACTTATGTGGTTTCATTGAGGTTCGCGTCGTCAATAGCGGCGGTGCGATACCTTGCTTCACACGCAGGCTGCCGTAACCGGCGAGCGTTTCACCACACTCGCTGCCTACCCGAACGCATCGCCTCGAAACGCTCGCGCGAGGCTGCAAAACAGGAGAACAACATGCAAACCAGTGCACGCAATCAATTCGCCGGCGAAGTCACCGAACTCAAACACGGCGCGGTGAACGACGAAGTCACGCTGCGTACGCAGAACGGTCTGGAGATCGTCTCGATCATCACGCACGGCAGCGCGACCTCGCTCGGCCTCGCGGTGGGCAAGAAGGCGTTCGCGCTGGTCAAGGCGTCGTCGGTGATCGTGATGGTCGATGTGACGAAGAACCAGGTCTCGGCGCGCAATTGCATCACCGGTACGGTGTCGGCGGTCACGAAGGGCGCGGTGAATTCGGAGGTGTCGATCAGCGCCGGCGGCGCGCAGATCGAGGCCATCATCACCAACGAAAGCGTCGATCGCCTCGGTCTCGCGAACGGCAAAGCGGCGACGGCGATTTTCAAGGCATCGAGCGTGATTATCGGCGTGGAGTGACGAGCGATCGTCGACTGATTCATTCCCGTCGGTTTCAGCGCTGAATGACAGCCCGCGGGGCTTGATGGAACGGCAAGGAAAGAGGCTGTGTGCGTGGCGCGGCGCTCCGCTTTGCGCGCCGTGAAGGAAACGGCGGCTTGCTTTAAACTGCGCGGTTTACAGTTTCTTTTTCCGCTTTCATCACGGACGCCGTCATGTTCGAAGTTTCCACCGCCTCGCATCTGCCCAAAGCCGCGCACTACGAAGAACTGGTCGCCCAGGCGCGCTCGCTGTTAGCCGGCGAAACCGACTGGATCGCGAACGCCGCGAATTTTTCCGCTTTCGTGTTTCACTCCCTCAGTGATCTGAACTGGGCGGGATTCTATTTCCACGACGGTCAGGAACTGGTGGTCGGACCGTTCCAGGGCAAGCCCGCGTGCGTACGCATCGCGCTGGGCAAGGGCGTATGCGGCACGGCGGCGCAAACCCGTCAGACCCAGGTCGTGCGCGACGTGCATGAGTTTCCCGGGCATATTGCCTGCGATTCGGCCTCGCAATCGGAAATCGTCGTGCCGCTGGTCGCGCCGGACGGCACGCTGATCGGCGTGTGGGATGTCGACAGCCCGGTTGTCGCACGCTTCGACGAAGAAGACGCGAAGGGCATGGAAGCGCTGTGCTCGGTGTTCATCCAGGCAGCGTTGCCGCGCGCCGCGTAGGCTTCCTGAGATTTGCGCAGTAGCGGCGCGGCGGAATCTGGTGTTTTTCCGCAGAGTCGCAGCCGCTACTAGCAGCCGAAGACGTTCGGCGCCGACGTCACCGGCAAGGCCATCAGTATGACGCGGCTCGACGAACCGCTTGCGGTGTTCCGCTCGAACGGTTCGACCCGCTAGACTGGCGAGTGGACCAGATCGATTGAAATCGCCACCTTTGCCGCAAAGAGTCGGGGATTACACCAAGGGAAACGATTGGCGCGAAGAACGCGGGCTCTACGAGGTCGGCGGGGGCGCGAAAGCCGTTATCATACGCACGGTTGCCCAAAACATCGGACCGGAGTTTCGCCGCTTTACTCGGGGCTTCACTGTTTGCGCGCGCGTAAAAAACACGTTCGATCGCTCTTCCACTACTCAGGAATATCAAAAGGCCGGCGCGATGCAAGACCCCCTCTACGCCGCAGCGCGTCCGTGCGCCGCCGCGCTGGCCTCGGCGCCTTGCGGCATGTTTATCTGCTGCGCGGACGGCACGTTCGATTCCATCAACGCCGCTTTCGAAAAGCTGACTGGATTTGCGGCAGAGGAACTGATCGGGCGGCGCACCTTCGAGTCCTTGTTCGACCCTGCCGAATTGGTGAGGCGGCGCGCCGAGCTGCCGCCGCTTGAAATGGTGACGTCCCGCTATGAAGGCGAATGGAGTTTCCTCAGGCGCAATGGCACGCCGATTCGCGTGGTGCTGGCGTTGGCGCCGCTCGTCACGGGGCCGGCGTATGCCGGCGGTGCTGCCGCCGGACCGGCGTGTTACGTGGGCATGGCATTCGACATGACACGTTACGCGCAGTCGGAAGCGCGTCTCTGGTACGTCGCGCATCACGACGGCGTGACCCGTCTGCCAAATCAAACGCTTTTTACTGAACGGCTGGAGTTGACGATCGCGCGTTGTCAGCGCAATGGCAGCGGTTTCACCGTGCTGATCGCCGAACTCGATCACTTGCGCAAACTGCGCGACGCGCTCGGCTTGCATGCCGCTGAGCTCGTGCTGCAGATCGTCGGTGAACGCTTGCGCGGTCTCTTTCCAAACGACGGCACCATCGCCTCGATCGGCGGGACGCAGTTCGCGCTGCTGGTCAACGAAACCGGCGCGGCCGCCGATGCCTTCGCCGCCGAAGCGCTGGGCCGCATCGCCGAAGCGATCGACTACGCCGGCACCGCGTTGAACATCACCGCGAGCATCGGCATCGTGGCTTATCCGGCCGACGGTGGCGATGCGCCTACGCTGATGCGTCGCGCGGGCGTGGCGTTGTCGGCGGCATCGGCTGTGAACGGCAATGCGGTGCGGCGCTTTTCCGCCGCGCTGGAAGGTCAGGCCGCGCGCCGCTTCGAACTGGAGACCATGCTGCGTGAAGCGATCGAGCGCCAGCAACTGCATCTCGTGTATCAACCGCAGGTCACGCTCTCCAACGGCCGTATCGCGCAAGTCGAAACGCTGCTGCGCTGGAACCATCCGCAGCGCGGCCTGATCAGCCCCGTCGAATTCGTGCCGGTCGCGGAGGAGGCGGGCCTGATCGAGCAGATCGGCGAGTGGGTGATCCGGACCGCGTGCCGCGACGCCGGAAAATTGCTGCGGCTGACCGGCACGTTGCCGCGTTTCGCGGTGAATGTATCGCCGCAGCAGTTCCAGCGGCAGAACCTGTTCGAGACGATTCGCGAAGCGCTGGACGAGGCCGCGCTCGACCCTTCATATCTCGAAGTGGAAATCACCGAGGGTGTCCTGCTCGGCGACACCGAACAGGCTTTGCAAACGCTTTTTGCGCTGCGCGATCTGGGGGTGGAAGTCGCGGTGGACGACTTCGGCACCGGCTATTCGAGCCTCGCGTATCTGACGCGCTTTCCGCTGAATCGCCTGAAGATCGACCGCTCGTTTGTGATGCGCATGAGCTCGGATCCGCAGTGTGAGGCGCTGGTGGGCGCCATCATCGCGATGGCGCATGCGCTCAAATTGCGCGTGACGGCCGAAGGCGTCGAAACGGCGGAGCAGGCGGCGCAACTGGAAGCGCTCGGTTGCGATGAAGCACAAGGCTTCTGGTTTTCGCGCCCGATTACTGTTGGCGCGCTGCGGAATTTGTTGAGGCCGTTGGGTACACTCTAAGGCGCGGATTTGCCGACGGCCGGATGACGCGCCGGCATGCAGTATTGGCGCCATACCGGCAGAGATGATTAGCCATCCATATCAATTATTGATCCGATGCAGGGCGTCGTCGCGATGAACGGCATGCTTGCCGCTCTTCTCGCTTTGCACTTCGTAATGCGGATCGGATGGGGACGCATCGACGGTTCTTCCCTCAACGGTCGTATGGGCGGAGATGACGCGCACCACCTTGCCCTGCGTGACGCCTTGCGGCGTGTTCCAGCCAACGCGATCTCCAGGCTTCAGAAGTTGGGACATGGGGCACTCACTCCTGTACACGATTCAGGGCCACCGCTCTTCCGAGCATGTTTCAGCAAGCCTTGTGCCTCGCCACGTGAGCGTAAAGAGCAGGAACGTATCCTGCTTCGTTGCGTCTGGACACCCAACCGTAACGGAACGAAGACTCAAGATGAACGATCTCCTCGCCCGACTCTTTCACTTCCAGCCGTCGCTGCTCGTCACGCTGACGCACGACGTCCTTCATATCGTGCTGGCCGTGCTGATCCTCGTGGTCGGCTGGTGGCTGTCGAATCGCGTCGGCACGATGTTCGCCCGAGCGCTCGCGCGCACGCATGCGGACCCGACGCTCGCGCCAATGCTGGCCGGCATGAGCACATGGGCCGTGCGCGTGCTGGTTTTCATCGCGGCGCTAAGCGAAGTCGGCATCGCGACCGCCAGCGTGCTGGCGGTGCTCGGTGCGGCCGGTCTTGCGATTGGACTCGCGTTGCAAGGCACGCTGCAGAACATCGCCGCCGGCATGATGCTGCTAATGCTGCGGCCGTTTCGCGTCGGCGACGTGATCGAAGGCAGCGGCGCGGCCGCGGGTATCGTGCGTGAAGTGGGGCTCTTCACCACGCGCATCGAGCGCGGCGACGGCAACGCGGTATTCGTGCCCAACAGCCAGATCTGGAGCAATCCGGTGATCAATTACAGCAGCGGCGGCACGCAGCGTATCGAGGTCGAAGTGGGCCTCGCGCAGCGCAAGGACGTCGACGCAGCGATCGGCGAGTTGAAGAAACTCGTCGCCGACGAACCGCGCGTGCTGAGCGGAGCCACGCTCGCGCCGGTCGTCACGGTGGCGGACTATCCGGACGATGGCGGCGCGACGCTGCGCATCGCGGCGTGGGTGCGCACGCCGGACGCCTCGCTTGCCAGCGGCGATCTGCACGAGCACGCGCAGGCCGCGCTCGAACAAGCCGGTTGTCCGGTCGCGGCCTAGCTCGTCGCGCATGGGCCGACTCAATGCGCTCGCGGATGGGCGAGGAAGAACCTCACCATTTCCGCGGCCGCGTCGGGGCCGGACGGGTCCGTGTACGAGCCTTGCTGGCTGCCGCCCGACCATGCATGACCCGCGCCGTGAATCGACCAGTACTCCGCTTCCACGCCGTTCGCCGCGACATGCCGTTGCTGCGTATAGGCATGCCGGCCGCTTGCAGCCCCGGCTTGCGCGCTGATTGTGGTCGTGCCGGCGTCGAAGGACGCGACGATCTCGGCCGCATTCGACGGATGGACCGTCGTGTCCGCATCGCCATGAAACACGATAAGCGGACGTTGCGGCACGGCGCGCGTGCGATGACGTTGCGCCTTGCCGCCCCTCATCGCGCCGAGCGCCGAGGGCAGATCCTTCGCGCAGCCGTAGGCGAGGCCTGAATGCACGCCCGCTGCCGCGTAGAGATCGGGCGAAGTCTTCAGCATGATGTCCGCCATCGCGCCGCCCGCCGACAGACCCGCCACATACACGCGCGCCGGATCCACGCGATAGCGTCCCATCACCTCCCGCGTAATGCCGGCGATCAACGACGGCTCGCCCTGGTCGCGCATCTGATCGGCAGGCTTGAACCAGTTCCAGCATTTCGAATGATTGGCCGCCTGCATCTGATTCGGATACACGACGATGAAGCCGTGACGCTCAGCCATTTCGTTCATGCGCGTGCCGGCGGCGAAGTCGTCGGCGTTCTGGGTGCAGCCGTGCAGCATTACGATCAGCGGCAACGGTTCGCCTGTGTAAGCAGCAGGCACGTAGAGCTTGTACTGACGTTGTCCGGCCGAGTTGCCGAACGTGTGTGTGCTGAAGGTGCCCGGCGTGTCGGCGTCGAAGGTCGGCGCGGCGGGGGCGTGGGGCGCGGGGCTCACTTGCGTTTGCGCCTGCGTCCATGCTTGCGCCCATTCGCCGGCGTTGGACGGTGTGAAGGGTGTCCGCGCGTGGTCCATGTGAGGCTGGTTTGCGTTGCCGCCCGAGAGCGCGCGCTGAACAGCGGCGGTGGCTTCCTGCGGGCCCTTCGTGCGTAATAGCTCGAAGGCGTCTTTCATTGATTTCAGAAAATCTTCGTTCATCTTCATGATGTTTGCGTTGTCCTGCGTGACCTGTGGGGGGGCGTACGGGAGCGGGTCGACTGAATGAGTCATGTCGTTTAGCCACGATCGAATCGGGCGCCGCGCCTAACTGATGCGGCCCGCCAGCGCTGCCTTGACCGCGGGCGGCGCGTGAAAGGCGCCGAGCACCACCACCGATGCAATCGTGGCCGCCGCGAGTTCGGGTGGCACGTCGGCTGCGATGCTGGCGAGGCCGAGCACATGAATGTCGAGTTGCTCGTGCGCGGCTCGAGCCGCTTCGAGATCCTGCCGGGAGAAGTGCTGCAGACCGAGCACCAGGGCGCGCCGCGTCACGGTTTCCGTGACGACCTGCGCGTGCACGGCGAGCTGATTGCGGATCGCCGTGCGGATCAGGTCGGTACGGTTCGAGTAAAAACCTTCTTCGACCAGCAGATCGATCTGGCCGAGGTCGATCGGACCCAGGTTGATGGTGATTTTTTCGGTCTCGCCGCCTTTAGGGCGAGAGGTGTCGATGAGGCTGAGTTTGGGCATTTGCACTCTGGGAGGCATCTTGAGGCCATCCAATTAACATCCAGTGGGATGGTTATACGCCTGGGGTGGGGTGTGGTCAATGGGGAAATTGGGGGTTCGGTCGGGGGTGGGGTGTTGAAGGATCGGGCGGTTGGCAGAGCCGGTTTGGCTAACGGCCGGCTGTATAGCTTGCCGATTCCGTATCCGAGCCACGGGAGCCCAAGCCTTTTCGGGCAGTTCTTCGCACGGCGCATCACATTGAGCAATAGCGTTACGCGGTCCGGGACGCTCACAGAAAAAAGGCCGCGCGAGGCGGCCTTCAAAGGATGTATGGCATTGTCGGGCCGGGAGCGCTGGCGACGGTGATACGGCGTCACTACTCTGGAAACAACACCGACCGCTGTATCCGCGAATGTCAGTGAGTCGGCCGGGTCGACCCCTTCCCCGTGTTCGGATGATCGCCAAACCGGGTATGTTGGTACATCTGCGCGCCGCGCACCGTATGCATGGAGCCCCGGACGCTTAAGTGAACTAAGGCGCCTAATCGTTGCTTTTTATGCCCATGCGAAGGGCTTAATATATTCATTCCAATTGAATAACAAGCTCGTTACAGATCGAGAGCAACTTGACCTGCTCTATCACGGCACAGACCGCGTAGCTCGACTGTCGCAGCACATGCAGATACTCATCGCTTATGCCGAGATATTGAAGGAACGCGACGCGCAAATTGGCGAGATCATGACGGCCCTTTTTGCGCGCGTGGATACTTGGTTGATGGCGCAGCAATAGGCCGCAACAAAGAGGAAAGTGCTCTTTCCGATGTATGCCTATGGCGCCGTCGCGTGCGCTACATCAGCTTTTCATCGCCACGCTGCGATTGCAAAAAAAAAGTACATCATGCGCAAATTCATAATAAAACGCTGGCTGAAAGTCTCGTTGGCTGCAATCCTGTTCACGCTTTACTGGACCACCCGCAAACAAGTGGGGATTGGGCCGCTTGGGTGCCGGTTATAGGCGTTCTCGGTTCGATTTCCGTTGCCATTGGGCTTTCGCGAGTTCAGCCGCGTCAACAAGTTGAGACCGAGTTGCGAAGCCGCTGGCGGCGCCTTGCATTTGCCCAGGCTATAGTGGATGACACCATTGGTTTAATCGGCATGTCGTGTTCAGCCTTGAGAAATCAATCTTCGGCTTCGGAATACGCTTACGGCTATTCACTAGCGGAGGCGCGTGATAGTTTATGACACGATGAAGGCTATCCCCGGGCTTGATCTGGGGCATACGAGGCGGCGGCCGGCTTTATACGCGTTCGCAGGTCGCTGGACGGATCATACTCTCGTGAACGATATAGCAGTCGGCGCACCTTGCGATTGAGGATGACCTTGGATATCAGCGATGCACGCAACGGGTCAACGAGATAGCCGGGCGAGCAGAAAATGGTAAGGCTGATATTTTTATGTAACGCAAAGAGCATGGCGGGAAATAGACGCGTTCATGAACGCTGACACAAAGGGCTAGAACCCTTAAGTCGCACCAGCTGTGACGACTTAGTGGGCGGAACTTAACTCCGCCGCAGCGCCAGTCACGCTATAAAACAGTTATTTTTGCCTACATCAAAACAATATCGTACTGCTCCTGACTCAAATTCGACTCCACCTGCAACGACACCGGCTTACCGATAAAATCGATCAACATTGCCAGATGCTGCGACTCTTCTTCGAGAAACAGATCGATCACCTGCTGCGACGCCACCACGCGAAACTCGCGCGGATTGAACTGCCGTGACTCGCGCAGAATCTCGCGCAGCACGTCGTAACACACCGTGCGCGGCGTCTTGACCTGCCCCTTGCCCTGGCAAACCGGACAAGGCTCGCACAGCACATGAGCAAGCGATTCACGCGTGCGCTTGCGCGTCATCTCAACCAGGCCGAGCTGCGAAAAACCATTCACGGTCACGCGCGTGCGATCGCGCGAGAGCGCCTTTTTCAATTCGCCCAGCACCTGATCGCGATGCTCGACGTTTTCCATATCGATGAAGTCGATAATGATCACGCCGCCCAGATTGCGCAGACGCAATTGCCGTGCAATGGTGTGCGCGGCTTCGAGGTTGGTCTTGAAGATCGTATCGTCGAAGTTGCGAGCGCCGACGTAGCCGCCGGTGTTCACGTCGATGGTCGTCATCGCTTCGGTCTGGTCGATCACGAGATAGCCGCCGGACTTCAGATCCACCCGGCGCGACAACGCGCGCTGGATTTCGGACTCGATGTTGTACAGATCAAAGAGCGGCCGCTCGCCGGTGTAGTGGTGCAGCTTCGACGACACCGCCGGTGTGAACTCGGCCGCGAAATCGGCCAGCATCTGATACGTCTCGCGAGAATCGACCTGAATGCGCGATGTCTCGTCGTTGACGAAATCGCGCAGCACGCGTTGCGCGAGATTCAAGTCCTGATATAGCAGGCTCGTGGGCGGCATGCGCTGGCCTTGCGACAGAATGGTGGCCCACGTCTTGCGCAGATACGCGACGTCGCCGGCCAGTTCCTCACTCGTCGCATCTTCGGCGATGGTGCGCACGATGTAGCCGCCTTTCTCGTCGGCGGGCAGCACGGCGGTCAGACGCGCTCGCACGGCCTCGCGCTCGGCTTCGCTCTCGATCTTCTGCGAGATGCCGATATGCGGCTCCTGCGGCAGATACACGAGCGTGCGCCCGGCAATGCTCACCTGCGTGGATAGCCGCGCGCCCTTGGTGCCGATCGGATCCTTCACGACCTGCACCATCAGCGTCTGGCCCTCGAAGACGATTTTTTCGATCGGCTGATGCGGCGCCTGATGCTGCGGTTCGCCGGCAATGCGCGGATGCCAGATGTCGGCGACATGAAGGAACGCCGCGCGTTCGAGACCGATGTCGATGAAGGCGGATTGCATGCCCGGCAGCACGCGTACGACCTTGCCGAGATAGACGTTGCCGACGCGTCCGCGCGACAGCGTTCGTTCGACGTGAAGTTCCTGGACGGCGCCTTGCTGGACCAGCGCGACGCGCGTTTCCTGCGGCGTGACATTGATCAGGATTTCTTCATTCATGGTGTTATTTTAGAAGTCGATGCGCGCTGCACGCAGGAGGGCAGCGGATTCAAAAAGCGGCAAACCCATGATACCTGAATAGGACCCGTCGATATGCTCGATAAACTCCGCGGCACGCCCCTGCACACCATATGCGCCCGCCTTGCCGAGCGGCTCGCCGCTCGCCACATAGCGGCGGATCGCCTCTGAGTGCAGTGCAGCAAAACGCACCTTCGACACGGATAGCGCGGCGGGCAGCAACGCACCTTCGGCGTCGACCACGGCCACGGCGGTCAGCACTTCGTGATCGCGGCCGGCGAGGCGCGTGAGCATCGCGAAGGCGTCGTCGGCATCGACGGGCTTGCCGAGTATCGCGTCTTCGATCGTGACGGTTGTGTCCGCAACCAGGATCGGCCGCGCGGCATGGCCGCCGCCCACGAGGCGCGCACGTGCAGCATGCGCCTTGGCGACGCACACCCGCTGCACGTAGTCGTGCGCGCGCTCGCCGGGCAGTTCGGCCTCAAGCGCTTCGGCGTCTTCATCAGGGCGCGGCAGCAGCAGTTCGAAACGCACGCCGAGCTGTTGCAGCAGTTCCTGGCGGCGTGGACTCTGCGAAGCAAGGTAGACGAACGAATGCAGCGATGCGGCGGACGTGGACATGAACAGGTCTCGATCAAGCGGATTGTAGGGATGTGCAACGGGTGCGACGGGCGTGACGCTCGAGCGTCGATCAGTGCGTTGGGGAAGCCTTCGATGCGAGCGGGACAACGCGTGCTACGCGCGTGCCATTGTGCACGCCAACATGCACATTGCTCTGCGCCAGAAAACGCGACCCAGAAAGCACGACAACAAAGGTGCGGTTACAGAGCGCGACTATAAGGCGCAACCGACAACCCGCGACCCAGCCGCGTGGTCGACGCGCCGCCTCGTTCGCTCACACGCGATGATAGGGGTGATTTTGCGTGATGGTCCACGCGCGGTAAAGCTGTTCGGCAAGCAGCACGCGGACCATCGCATGCGGCAACGTCAGGCTCGATACACGCAGCAACATATCGGCGCGCGCTTTCAGATCGGGGTCGAGCCCGTCGGCGCCGCCGATCAGAAACGCCACGTCGCGGCCATCCTGCTGCCAGCCAGGCAGGGCGCCGGCAAGCTGCATGGTGGTCCAGTCCTTACCGCGTTCGTCGAGCGCGACAATGCGAGCGTTCTTCGGCAACGCGGCTTCGATCTTGACACGCTCGGCGGCCATCACGCTTTCAGCCGGCCGTCCCGACGAACGCTGCTCGGGTTTGATTTCGCGCAGCTCGATGCGCAGCTCGGGCGGCATGCGTTTCGCGTATTCGTCGAAGCCGGTGGCGATCCAGTCCGGCATTTTGTGGCCGACGGCGAGGATATGCAGTTTCATTGCGGAAGAAATCGCAGACTATGACGGTAAGCCGGTCAAAGCCCGCTCACTTGCGGCGGGCGGGCGCCTTGCGCGCGGGTTTCTTCACGGCCGGCGCCGCTTCTTCGTCCTCGTCTTCGTCGGGCTCGCTCGAACGCGCTCCGCCGAACGGGTCCGGCGTGGACAGCTTGATGCGCACCGGCTTGTCGCCCCAGATTTCTTCGAGGTTGTAGTACTGGCGCAGGGCCGGCTGCAGGATGTGCACGATCGCGTCGCCGCAATCCACCAGCACCCATTCGCCGATGTCCTCGCCTTCGGTACTGATGATCTCGCCGCCGTTTTCCTTGACGCTTTCACGCACGCTCGAAGCGAGC
This genomic stretch from Paraburkholderia dioscoreae harbors:
- a CDS encoding extracellular catalytic domain type 1 short-chain-length polyhydroxyalkanoate depolymerase — protein: MKMNEDFLKSMKDAFELLRTKGPQEATAAVQRALSGGNANQPHMDHARTPFTPSNAGEWAQAWTQAQTQVSPAPHAPAAPTFDADTPGTFSTHTFGNSAGQRQYKLYVPAAYTGEPLPLIVMLHGCTQNADDFAAGTRMNEMAERHGFIVVYPNQMQAANHSKCWNWFKPADQMRDQGEPSLIAGITREVMGRYRVDPARVYVAGLSAGGAMADIMLKTSPDLYAAAGVHSGLAYGCAKDLPSALGAMRGGKAQRHRTRAVPQRPLIVFHGDADTTVHPSNAAEIVASFDAGTTTISAQAGAASGRHAYTQQRHVAANGVEAEYWSIHGAGHAWSGGSQQGSYTDPSGPDAAAEMVRFFLAHPRAH
- a CDS encoding CopG family transcriptional regulator; translation: MPKLSLIDTSRPKGGETEKITINLGPIDLGQIDLLVEEGFYSNRTDLIRTAIRNQLAVHAQVVTETVTRRALVLGLQHFSRQDLEAARAAHEQLDIHVLGLASIAADVPPELAAATIASVVVLGAFHAPPAVKAALAGRIS
- the rng gene encoding ribonuclease G, producing MNEEILINVTPQETRVALVQQGAVQELHVERTLSRGRVGNVYLGKVVRVLPGMQSAFIDIGLERAAFLHVADIWHPRIAGEPQHQAPHQPIEKIVFEGQTLMVQVVKDPIGTKGARLSTQVSIAGRTLVYLPQEPHIGISQKIESEAEREAVRARLTAVLPADEKGGYIVRTIAEDATSEELAGDVAYLRKTWATILSQGQRMPPTSLLYQDLNLAQRVLRDFVNDETSRIQVDSRETYQMLADFAAEFTPAVSSKLHHYTGERPLFDLYNIESEIQRALSRRVDLKSGGYLVIDQTEAMTTIDVNTGGYVGARNFDDTIFKTNLEAAHTIARQLRLRNLGGVIIIDFIDMENVEHRDQVLGELKKALSRDRTRVTVNGFSQLGLVEMTRKRTRESLAHVLCEPCPVCQGKGQVKTPRTVCYDVLREILRESRQFNPREFRVVASQQVIDLFLEEESQHLAMLIDFIGKPVSLQVESNLSQEQYDIVLM
- a CDS encoding Maf family protein; protein product: MSTSAASLHSFVYLASQSPRRQELLQQLGVRFELLLPRPDEDAEALEAELPGERAHDYVQRVCVAKAHAARARLVGGGHAARPILVADTTVTIEDAILGKPVDADDAFAMLTRLAGRDHEVLTAVAVVDAEGALLPAALSVSKVRFAALHSEAIRRYVASGEPLGKAGAYGVQGRAAEFIEHIDGSYSGIMGLPLFESAALLRAARIDF
- the rlmH gene encoding 23S rRNA (pseudouridine(1915)-N(3))-methyltransferase RlmH; the encoded protein is MKLHILAVGHKMPDWIATGFDEYAKRMPPELRIELREIKPEQRSSGRPAESVMAAERVKIEAALPKNARIVALDERGKDWTTMQLAGALPGWQQDGRDVAFLIGGADGLDPDLKARADMLLRVSSLTLPHAMVRVLLAEQLYRAWTITQNHPYHRV
- the rsfS gene encoding ribosome silencing factor, whose amino-acid sequence is MDIRKLQRVIVDALEDVKAQDIKVFNTSHLTALFDRVIVASGTSNRQTKALASSVRESVKENGGEIISTEGEDIGEWVLVDCGDAIVHILQPALRQYYNLEEIWGDKPVRIKLSTPDPFGGARSSEPDEDEDEEAAPAVKKPARKAPARRK